In Candidatus Dadabacteria bacterium, the DNA window GAATCATCCTTCCGTCCGTTATTTCCTGTATCGTAAGCGCTGTAGCGGTAGCAACTACCGGTTGACGCATGTATATGTTGGCTATCCACGTTCCAACGTTTATCCTCTCCGTGCACTCGGCGAATACCTGAGCGTTCGTTATGGCGTTGTAAGGCGGTACTTCCGGAGAGAAAATACCGTCAAAACCCGCTTCTTCCGTGATCTTCGCAAGCCCCCTGAGATCGCTTATGCTGCATCCCCAAACCGGTGAAGTCGTTGCAATTTTTCCCATTATATCCTCCTTGAGTTTTTTTCAGTACTGGTTCACCACGTCTCTGTAGTAATCTGGACGAAGGAAAGCTTCGTCTCTTGTCTTTAACACTTCTTTTCTCTCTTCCAGTACTCTGTTTTTTTCTTCAGGGAATTTCGCCCTGACGGGAAGATAATTTGATATGTGATTCGAGTAGAAATAGCCGTCGGAAAGCTCCGTATTCTCAACAATAGTCTCAAGCTCCTCTATCATTTGGAACTTGTCCGGAAGTTCAAAGAGACCCTCCTGCCATTGCTGGTAAATCGGTGCCCCGGGACGAAGCTGGAGAGAAA includes these proteins:
- a CDS encoding radical SAM protein; protein product: SLQLRPGAPIYQQWQEGLFELPDKFQMIEELETIVENTELSDGYFYSNHISNYLPVRAKFPEEKNRVLEERKEVLKTRDEAFLRPDYYRDVVNQY